The Mercenaria mercenaria strain notata chromosome 1, MADL_Memer_1, whole genome shotgun sequence nucleotide sequence TGAGAGTTCTTTACACTTCTTTGCTTTATTTTAACATGTCTAATGGCGCTCGACTATAGAATCATTATGTGAAAGGGTGGATTTGTATATCATGGCCCTTGTAAGAATGTTTATGTTTAGCTGGTCTATGtgtcaaataaatatttcaacatgttaATAGTTTGTAGTTAAAAAATAGCCCGAGTTATAGCAGAAACACTGTATTCTAAATAGTACACTAATATAAGTATGAAGTCGTATTTAGTGCCATAGTCACTTTGTCACTTATGCCCTTCTGTTTGATTAACTGTTGTACTCCTCAGTAACTAAGCACACCACTGTCCGCTTTCACCGTCATTTTTCAGAAACGTAAATAATACtattttgtgtcaaaacaaaacaaaattcattatttgTAATGATACAATTATATAACTACAGGTAAACGTAATAATTTGTACATTCATATGAGTTTCAATGAATTGTATCTGTCATTGATGAAATTGTATGTACCTTGTTCATTATTGATTATATTTGTGTGTAGGAATGCTATATTACAGGATCAAATCGAACAGTTTCGTATCTGTCTTTATTGACATCAAAGTCCTCAATACAACCCCACGCTCTACCGAACAATACAACGGGTACTATGGATAGTTTTGGAatagcttgaattagcgatgaaacGAGCCTTATATTGTTGTTTATGCAGTTTAGAAATGTACTATGGATAGTTTTGGAatagcttgaattagcgatgaaacGAGCCTTATATTGTTGTTTATGCAGTTTAGAAATCCAGTATATGGTTtgaagtttaatttgttgatcatcTATACGAACATTCatattagaaacttcagtgatgtgataaTGAAcgttgtttttcatatattttcaaacgctGTTTTTGCCCATGTGCAACTTCTTATCATATAAATTGTAAGACTTCTATTCATAAATCTTATTAACTATCGCAACAGCAGTCAGTAAGTGCCGTATGGCGGCTTAAAAAAGTCTCCCCTGATTGTTGTAATtttctgtaatagaattccgcttaagccagtgctaggagGCGTTGttttgttgcacatttcataacctatcatgaacagactcagtcaaaccgctgcttggttgcgttctatagtttccaaaggatcttttcacaggaTTTATACTGGAATCTTGTTGTATCTATATTCCAGCTTCTCTGTCCAAAACAATCCCGACCCATTACAACTGGAAGCTCCCGGGAGACTGATCCAAATCTGTTTGTCTCTCTACCCTCCCCTTACATACGCGTCTAAAAGTTACAGTCATTCATTTGTGCTGTAGATCATGAATATTTAATGACAGCAGACGAAATATGAATAGTATCAATAATTACAATTGATGTTATGTGAGTGTAGTGTGCTGTGTATGTCGTAAATAAGAACTTTTTCCTtccgatttgcaaaatttcaaatttttatttttaatataccaaacttattacacagtacgtacgtctggaacaaaacatttataaacagTGTATTATATATAGtttcatattttgaattttttcattATGTGTTTAATGTCAGATgtgcataattatagtcaaaggttttacaaatgtcacctaacaataagggaaaaaactgacctttgaaccaaggtgacttgcattttaaagtatccttgctctattatctcaataGGCTGAGTctgacctttagcaatatcagaacaatggtctttcttgagaggtggctgattgcacaaaattgactgtttgtccttccaaaataccagttgatcagtatatgattGTATATAGTGGTAATGGTGTTTATAGTAGTGacctgtttagtcaatattcattgctgcgtattcagaagctgttTTCCGAAGGAGGatgtgaagaaaacaacaacaacagttcccactaagtaaatacaccaacgtagtcgtcaacatataacactttggttataattttcttgttccttttaaactgtgagtttcacgcccctaggcgggataaaatgatgtttgttgtgtttcattcattgtacatcttagtccttcctcgtcatttaacttgaaagtgtcatatagagcccacattcccgattagacatttatcagaataatggtcttgataacatctgagctaagtttggaactcagtcatttcggatgaacaactacgtaagtctgaatttaagtgcaatacatttcattccatataccgaaacttgGAGGTCAATTTCATTTCGCATATTGGTCATAATCAGTCAATAAATAGgtcaataaaaacaacaataaaaattcaGCTCACACTACAAAGGCCATGTTTTTACTCCAACGTTCATGAAACtccatcagactgtctgttttcctaaggtctacaacaaagacaccagtattgttatatcatctcctgttctatcaggactacgtacactgctttgtttggcgcggagtttccttttgctgcatcttgcagcagcCTACGTATATAGAATCATATAGCATTGTTTATTAATGGCATATTTGCTAGAAAATCCTATTAGTGGTTAATAACCTGACATACAAACAGTTAAATACAGAATCTTCAAAAGTACAAAACCATCGCGTCTCGTTTCCATAAAGGCCAGGTAATATCAATTTGCAATTAGAGTTCTCTTACCAAACCAATTAAATATTCAGCTTGACAATACCTAATTCTCTGTTTCCGCAAATTGCTTTGGTTATATCTGCGATCTTgatgtttgtatattttgttaatgTAAATAGGAAATGATTATGTACTCttatctgaaaaaaatgtgtCATCTAACATTTAGCTTAACCACCAGTTATGATATAAAGAGTAATATGTAGAATGTCATTGCTTCCATGTAGTGACGTctgctttttatataaaaaaaattatctttaattattAATGTTTGCACAAGCGCGAATCATGAAAAGCCAATTCAATTCTGGCGTTCATTTCGCAcgaacttaagaaataatttatagcaaaaccgtgttttaacactatttatacacgatgggcagttatacgtcggacgtaataattACAACACATAactgcccgagtgtataaatagtgttcaaacacggtttggctataaattatttcgattctaatatatcttttatagtaaaatttagataaaatatcatAGAACTGTTCAATGGTGCATGTATGGCGCAAAGAGGTAGGTCGTCACGcgcctttgtttatacacacaaggaccggaaatggtaataagtcttgcggaatagttccattagggcacaaatgatggcgaattattttTCCCAGCTAATAACCAACTCTGGGTTTGTGTAAATTAATTTAGTCAGTAATGCTATGTCATAtctcgttttaaacatgtttttaagtaaaatatttgatcaaatttgaaagcgctatttctcgatgcgtacatggcgctaaatatcacgtcgtcAACATATATCGTTGTGATCATTAAAACTTTGCTAGTCACATAAgaattatatttacatatttttttcatttgtaaacaaagttatattataattgcacacattttgttgcatttaacattataaTCATCTTCCCGGTCATTCTGTCACCAGACTGGCAGAACAATTGCGACGTCGTGTAAGAAACGTTCTCCCAGGCTATACGAATATGTCGTTAAAACAGCGACACGTTATCACTTAGCAGCATTGTCGTAACATTGGCGCCTTTCATTTTGCTGtgcatacaaaatgaacgtcataattttcaatggaaagaatagggcgaatgtaaatatttaagaaatgaaatatatttttcggtgttcatgcgaaatgaacgacagaacaggatcggcaaatccatgaatcgcgctagctattcatatttaatttgaCGATCCTATCTGGTCTTTCATTTTGCATGAATTCCggaaaaaatattcatttcttacatttacattatatttagcATATTTACAGTGAACACTTAATTTGTTAGGAACAATGGCATATAACAAGGATAACAGGGATTTTAAAACGCCAGAAGTGAGTAAAAAACGTCGAATTAGTGAATTAATTAGCCCGTCCGATGGACCCCAAGGTGACCATGTAAATTCACCTAACCCCACCCGCCGGAAAGAGTTATTTTCTCCTGATGTGACGACAGAATCAAACGTTCATCCAAAGGATAGTCTCCAAGGTAATGATATAAACATGAGTGACCTTGTCAAGTCTGCTATTTGCAATAAGGAGGTaaaaaggggagcggtggtctagtggttaaggtgtcggccgctcaatccaggggtcatgggttcgagccccactggggtcacgaccatgacttctcatatgacaccagtactggtttttccaggaagcggactcgagagtggttacaataagcttgaagcttccatcacaatcgagctaaaacaaattagtataactAATAAGGAGGTAATGGAAGCAATTTCAGCAGCATTAGTGCCATTATTAACTGTTGTGTTTGAATCTATGCTTCGACCGATAAATGATAAAGTAGATGCACAAAGCAAAGGTCTATCTAGTTTGAATAAGAAGTTGGATGAACAAAAACAGTCTGTTCAAGAAGTGCGTGAAGAAAATCGTAAAGTAAAAATGCATCTTAGAGAGGCAGAGGAGCGCATAGATTCACTTGAAAAAAGTTTAGATGACTTAGAGCAGTATGGCAGGAGAACATCTCTCCGTTTTCACCGGGTACCCATAAATTCACCAGATCTCCATTGCTCAAATGATGCTGCTAAACTGCCAGTTTCGAATTACAGCAGCGATTCAAC carries:
- the LOC123545791 gene encoding uncharacterized protein LOC123545791 gives rise to the protein MAYNKDNRDFKTPEVSKKRRISELISPSDGPQGDHVNSPNPTRRKELFSPDVTTESNVHPKDSLQGNDINMSDLVKSAICNKEVMEAISAALVPLLTVVFESMLRPINDKVDAQSKGLSSLNKKLDEQKQSVQEVREENRKVKMHLREAEERIDSLEKSLDDLEQYGRRTSLRFHRVPINSPDLHCSNDAAKLPVSNYSSDSTQPKQADRKNQLDTYQIVLNICNNKMNLKPPLSVEDIERSHTIGPVRDGYAQIIC